The Desulfonatronum lacustre DSM 10312 region CGGTTGGTCTGCGCTCATCGCGGTTTGCCTTTTGGGGTAGGGGCACGGTGCGCCGTGCCCCTACGGTGTGGACGAATAAAATACCATCACGCCGAACTGAGGGCGTCCCAGAAAAGCTCCTTGTCCTGGGCCGTGAGAAAGGCATGCCGAAAGGTCTCGTCCTTGAGCAGCCGGGTGATGGACGCCAGGATGCGCAGGTGCATTCCGGCGACCTGTTCCGGGGCCAGGACCATGAAAAAAATATGGCACGGTTTGCGGTCCAGGGCGTCGAAATCCACGCCTTCGGAACTGCGTCCGACCACCAGCACGATCCTGTCCAGCCCCTCCAGCTTGCCGTGGGGAAT contains the following coding sequences:
- a CDS encoding PTS sugar transporter subunit IIA translates to MVLKDFLSKDLLLPDLQARNKTEVLAELVAVLAQNVPSLDAEAAFRVLKDRESLGSTGIGEGVAIPHGKLEGLDRIVLVVGRSSEGVDFDALDRKPCHIFFMVLAPEQVAGMHLRILASITRLLKDETFRHAFLTAQDKELFWDALSSA